The following proteins come from a genomic window of Vallitaleaceae bacterium 9-2:
- a CDS encoding DUF1295 domain-containing protein: MYLETLGVLVAFFTIVFIIGQILHDNSIVDIGWGAGFVVSALYTFWRNPEAGLKASIITLAVTIWGLRLAIHIAKRNIGKPEDYRYVNMRKRWGDKYVLVKAFVNVYLLQCIIQFIVTLPVIYGNTTMQQELYWFNIVGIGIWGIGFFFEAYGDYQLKVFKNNPENKGRLMTTGLWALTRHPNYFGDAAMWFGIFFIAISSQNGLWIIVGPALMTFFLRYVSGVRLLEKKYANRPDYAAYKKRTNSFLPWFPKKS; encoded by the coding sequence ATGTATTTAGAAACATTAGGCGTATTGGTGGCATTTTTTACTATTGTTTTTATTATAGGGCAAATCCTACATGATAACTCCATTGTCGATATTGGATGGGGAGCTGGATTTGTTGTCTCAGCTTTATATACTTTTTGGCGTAATCCAGAGGCAGGACTAAAAGCAAGTATCATCACTTTGGCAGTTACCATTTGGGGACTTCGCTTAGCTATACACATCGCAAAACGTAACATCGGTAAGCCGGAAGATTATCGATATGTGAATATGCGTAAGCGTTGGGGAGATAAATATGTACTTGTAAAAGCATTTGTCAATGTGTATCTGCTGCAGTGCATCATTCAGTTTATTGTGACCTTGCCTGTAATCTATGGTAATACAACGATGCAACAAGAACTTTATTGGTTCAATATAGTCGGCATCGGCATATGGGGCATTGGTTTTTTCTTTGAAGCCTATGGAGATTATCAGTTAAAAGTTTTTAAAAATAATCCTGAGAATAAAGGTCGTCTCATGACGACGGGGTTATGGGCGTTAACCCGACATCCCAATTATTTTGGGGATGCTGCCATGTGGTTTGGGATCTTTTTCATTGCCATATCTTCGCAAAACGGTCTTTGGATTATTGTTGGTCCGGCGTTGATGACCTTTTTTTTAAGGTATGTGTCCGGCGTTCGTTTACTCGAAAAAAAGTATGCTAATCGACCGGATTATGCAGCATATAAAAAAAGAACGAATAGTTTTCTGCCTTGGTTTCCAAAAAAATCCTAA
- a CDS encoding DegV family protein, with protein MVITSKQVFDLFIHGAHKVIDNKEMLNKINVFPVQDGDTGSNLASMMRAIIHQSEEKATVKATLESVADAALYGARGNSGIIFAQYLTGLSESVMDKEVISIQEYAQASNDAVMYAYNSIENPVEGTMISVMREWGVALMHATRSKEIVAEIFEYAYEHTQQALKKTKEQLEVLRKADVVDSGAQGFTFFIEGALYFLKKDKHHEPTMIIDKIQDSPYFVGKLNHERSDGGRYCTECLIEGSDIEHNELKQRLKTLGASVVVAGNARKLRIHIHTDTPAQVFEELYPLGTIVFQKIDDMLKQEAVVKARKSSIALVTDSIADLPQAFIDKEQIHVVHLDILYKDVSYKDKLTIRAKTLLDMSKDDQVLPTSSQPGPREIENIMDYLASYYDSIIVLTVSKALSGTYNSFVKAAQKFDPEKTRISVVDTKQNSGAQGLLVKKCAQYIAKGMEHEAILRQIQSDITKSKILVQIRTLDNMIKSGRLSMRAGTIARGVGMTPIITLDHEGQGGVEAIAFSQEGSNRKLDKHMRRLMKANKVLEYSVVHVNNVQGAKDLAKRMTTLIGKPPEYIMETSSIIAIGAGEGAVALSYILEEDV; from the coding sequence ATGGTTATTACAAGTAAACAGGTATTTGATCTATTTATTCATGGTGCACATAAAGTTATTGATAATAAAGAAATGCTTAATAAAATCAATGTGTTTCCGGTACAAGATGGAGATACAGGCAGCAATTTGGCATCAATGATGCGGGCAATTATTCATCAATCAGAAGAAAAAGCGACCGTTAAAGCAACGCTTGAGTCTGTGGCAGATGCAGCATTATATGGGGCGAGGGGCAATTCAGGAATCATCTTTGCACAATATCTTACAGGTCTTAGTGAATCCGTAATGGACAAAGAGGTGATTTCAATTCAAGAATATGCACAGGCGAGTAACGATGCAGTAATGTATGCCTATAATTCCATCGAAAATCCTGTTGAAGGAACGATGATATCGGTTATGCGTGAATGGGGTGTGGCACTTATGCATGCCACAAGGAGTAAAGAGATTGTAGCGGAGATTTTTGAATATGCCTATGAACACACTCAACAGGCATTAAAAAAGACTAAGGAACAGTTAGAGGTACTTAGAAAAGCAGATGTCGTTGATTCCGGTGCCCAAGGCTTTACTTTTTTTATTGAGGGGGCCCTATATTTTTTGAAAAAAGATAAACATCACGAACCAACGATGATTATCGACAAAATTCAAGATAGTCCCTATTTTGTTGGGAAGCTTAATCATGAGAGAAGCGATGGAGGTCGATATTGTACGGAATGTCTAATTGAAGGTTCAGATATTGAACATAATGAGCTAAAGCAGCGCTTAAAAACATTAGGTGCGTCGGTAGTGGTTGCAGGCAATGCAAGAAAACTACGCATCCACATTCATACGGATACTCCGGCACAAGTTTTTGAAGAACTTTATCCACTGGGAACCATTGTTTTTCAAAAAATTGATGATATGCTTAAGCAAGAGGCTGTCGTAAAGGCGCGAAAAAGTTCAATTGCTCTTGTGACCGACAGCATTGCTGATCTTCCTCAAGCATTCATTGATAAGGAACAAATCCATGTGGTTCATTTGGATATCTTGTATAAAGATGTGTCATATAAAGATAAACTCACCATACGCGCAAAGACGTTATTAGACATGTCAAAAGATGATCAGGTCTTGCCAACATCATCACAACCGGGACCGCGAGAAATAGAAAACATCATGGACTATCTTGCGTCGTATTATGATTCGATTATTGTGTTGACCGTGTCAAAAGCATTAAGTGGAACGTATAACAGTTTTGTAAAAGCTGCGCAGAAGTTTGACCCGGAAAAAACTAGAATCAGTGTTGTGGATACAAAGCAAAACTCTGGAGCTCAAGGTTTATTGGTCAAAAAATGCGCACAATATATAGCCAAAGGTATGGAACATGAGGCAATTCTACGTCAAATTCAATCGGACATTACAAAAAGCAAGATTTTAGTTCAAATCCGAACACTTGATAATATGATTAAATCCGGGAGACTTAGCATGCGAGCCGGAACAATAGCTCGAGGTGTTGGTATGACGCCGATTATTACCCTAGACCATGAAGGGCAAGGCGGTGTTGAGGCGATTGCTTTTTCTCAAGAAGGAAGTAATCGTAAACTTGATAAACATATGCGACGTTTGATGAAAGCCAACAAAGTGTTGGAATATAGTGTTGTGCATGTCAATAATGTGCAAGGTGCTAAAGACTTAGCTAAACGTATGACAACGCTTATCGGTAAGCCACCGGAGTATATTATGGAGACATCATCCATTATAGCTATAGGTGCAGGAGAAGGGGCTGTGGCCTTGTCGTATATCTTGGAGGAGGATGTATAA
- a CDS encoding DUF523 and DUF1722 domain-containing protein, with the protein MKKKPTVFLSRCIEHGYCRYDGSQISSVFIKKLEPYVNYITACPEVEIGLPIPREAIRIIKPEATEILVSSQTGVDVTEKMQRYAARRVEQLKGERIHGFILKSRSPSCGIKDVKTYKTFGKAPSTGDKTTGFFGRAVLEGFEDYPIEDEGRLMNYHLREHFLTQIYTFLAFDEVRDKMTMKALIDFHTKNKYLLMAYHQMHQKTLGKIVANHENKKTHEVIEAYETLLRKSLEKPLRRGTNINMLMHLFGYFKKELTSTEKAYFLDTLEKYHMKKIPFSVPIAIIHAWVVRFDEKYLKYQTIFEPYPAEILDVSDSGKGID; encoded by the coding sequence TTGAAAAAAAAGCCTACAGTATTTTTAAGTCGATGTATTGAACATGGGTATTGTCGTTATGATGGTAGCCAAATCAGTAGCGTATTCATTAAGAAGTTAGAGCCGTATGTAAACTATATCACTGCCTGTCCGGAGGTGGAGATTGGCTTACCTATTCCACGAGAGGCCATACGTATCATTAAGCCGGAAGCGACGGAGATTTTAGTCTCTTCACAAACAGGGGTAGATGTAACTGAAAAGATGCAGCGTTATGCAGCCCGGCGAGTGGAGCAGTTAAAGGGAGAAAGAATCCATGGATTTATTCTTAAGAGTCGATCGCCATCGTGTGGAATCAAAGATGTAAAAACTTATAAAACCTTTGGTAAGGCACCTTCAACAGGCGATAAAACAACCGGTTTTTTTGGACGAGCCGTTTTAGAGGGATTTGAAGATTATCCGATTGAGGATGAAGGGCGCTTGATGAATTATCATCTTCGCGAACATTTTTTAACCCAGATTTATACCTTTTTAGCTTTTGATGAGGTCCGCGACAAGATGACCATGAAGGCTCTGATTGATTTTCATACCAAAAACAAATACCTACTTATGGCGTATCATCAAATGCATCAAAAAACGCTTGGAAAAATTGTTGCAAACCATGAAAATAAAAAAACACATGAGGTGATTGAGGCTTATGAGACCTTGTTGCGAAAAAGTCTTGAAAAGCCTTTGCGTCGAGGGACCAACATTAATATGTTGATGCACCTTTTTGGCTACTTTAAAAAAGAATTAACATCAACGGAAAAAGCATATTTTCTAGATACGTTAGAAAAATATCATATGAAGAAAATTCCTTTTAGCGTTCCTATTGCCATCATTCATGCATGGGTGGTTCGCTTTGATGAAAAATATTTAAAATATCAGACGATTTTTGAGCCTTATCCGGCAGAAATTCTCGATGTAAGTGATTCAGGCAAGGGAATTGATTAA
- a CDS encoding AzlD domain-containing protein has translation MRLTPMQIFITILMVALGTMITRFLPFILFSNPKRKTAYIHYLGQVLPYAATSLLVIYCLKGIRFDSVASWLPESIAIIYIVLIHTWKENVLLSIGTGTLLYMLLVQYVFI, from the coding sequence ATGCGATTAACACCTATGCAAATATTTATCACTATACTTATGGTGGCCTTAGGTACAATGATTACACGCTTTTTGCCCTTTATCCTTTTTTCAAATCCAAAGCGTAAGACTGCCTATATCCACTATTTAGGGCAAGTGCTTCCCTATGCTGCAACCAGCCTTCTTGTCATATACTGCTTAAAAGGCATTCGCTTTGATAGCGTTGCTTCTTGGCTTCCTGAGAGTATCGCCATCATCTATATCGTGCTCATTCACACATGGAAGGAAAATGTTCTGCTCAGCATTGGAACCGGAACCCTGTTATACATGTTACTTGTTCAATATGTCTTTATATAA
- a CDS encoding diguanylate cyclase: protein MRNRHTQKNSIIVKLPAFAVTIIILQSIFILAALIFGGVLKQARLNAYETFQSKVEGRKAYLELEMKNRWMNIDPYLKQISDELSKPYENDYMLLDSLSTNIIDMLRASQGTGAFMILVDAPMDASSQEYPALHIRDYDPLANDYDNKDLYMVTGPSEIAKAYKIPLDQTWSYDLELNDSNNAFVKRPLEKADLSYDSKLLGYWSNPFKLTEKDLEIITYSMPIFDEQRQLRGIVGIEITINYLTQFLPATDLKLKDSLGYMLVYQADEASQHEPIIMAGALQKRYIDQDEELELEPIVDDATIYRLKNTDNNDDIYLSLDKMNLYRPHTPFEQESWYLVGMMHEKDLFAYVYQVQMILLIAFLVSLVFGILGAYIFSYRFAKPIVNLSKSVRENRMTQWLRFEKTGVAEVDELALAMEEVSQERIDVASRLSRIISLLDMPIGAFEIRDSSDQVLMTEQFIGIVGKKITNKERFKEFLEEITQEPLEGEQDVYYIHESKQWIRLKKVEMGHVHIGIIQDVTPDIQQKLAIQRERDIDGLTHVLNHRAFKTYMHKILDAKPLKTSALLMFDLDNLKKINDSYGHKWGDHYIRESANRLQKIADRDQMLLGRRSGDEFVVLLHGFKDKKEIREVIKRFYEDMKKSPLVFPDQTIRQIYFSGGLVWIPIWPNDYEALLHHADQALYISKYENKGTLSEYVEN from the coding sequence ATGCGTAATCGTCATACTCAAAAGAATTCAATTATTGTTAAGTTACCTGCGTTTGCAGTGACAATTATTATTCTCCAATCGATTTTTATATTGGCGGCGCTTATTTTTGGCGGCGTATTAAAGCAGGCGCGCTTAAATGCATATGAAACTTTCCAAAGTAAAGTGGAAGGGCGAAAAGCCTATTTAGAACTCGAAATGAAAAACCGATGGATGAATATCGATCCGTATTTAAAACAGATTTCGGATGAGTTATCCAAACCCTATGAGAATGACTATATGTTGCTAGATAGCCTTTCGACCAATATCATCGACATGCTTCGTGCGTCACAAGGAACAGGGGCATTTATGATCTTGGTGGATGCACCTATGGATGCATCGAGCCAAGAATATCCGGCACTTCACATTCGAGACTATGATCCACTGGCCAATGATTATGATAACAAAGATTTATATATGGTCACAGGACCTTCTGAAATTGCCAAAGCTTATAAGATTCCTCTAGATCAGACATGGAGTTATGATTTAGAACTGAATGATTCCAATAATGCCTTTGTTAAGCGACCTTTGGAAAAGGCTGATTTGAGTTATGATTCCAAGCTACTAGGCTATTGGAGCAACCCTTTTAAGCTTACGGAAAAGGACTTGGAGATTATCACGTATTCAATGCCTATTTTTGATGAACAAAGACAATTGCGTGGAATTGTTGGTATTGAGATAACGATTAATTATTTAACGCAGTTTTTACCGGCAACTGATTTGAAGTTAAAAGATTCCTTGGGATATATGTTGGTATATCAGGCGGATGAAGCATCACAACATGAGCCTATTATCATGGCAGGAGCGCTTCAAAAGCGCTATATTGACCAAGACGAAGAACTTGAGCTTGAACCTATAGTGGATGATGCGACCATATATCGACTAAAAAATACTGATAACAATGATGATATTTATTTAAGCCTTGATAAGATGAACCTATATCGGCCACATACTCCTTTTGAGCAAGAATCCTGGTACTTGGTGGGGATGATGCATGAAAAAGATTTATTTGCATATGTTTATCAAGTTCAGATGATTTTGCTGATTGCATTTTTGGTTTCTTTGGTGTTTGGTATTTTGGGAGCCTATATTTTTAGCTATCGCTTTGCCAAGCCAATTGTTAACTTATCAAAAAGTGTCAGAGAAAATAGAATGACCCAGTGGCTACGCTTTGAAAAAACCGGTGTCGCAGAAGTGGATGAGCTGGCGCTTGCTATGGAAGAAGTCAGTCAGGAGCGAATCGATGTGGCATCACGACTCTCAAGGATTATTAGTCTGTTGGATATGCCCATTGGCGCATTTGAAATAAGGGATAGTAGCGATCAAGTTCTTATGACAGAACAATTTATTGGTATCGTTGGAAAAAAAATCACCAATAAGGAACGCTTTAAAGAATTTTTAGAGGAAATAACCCAAGAACCACTAGAAGGAGAACAAGATGTATATTATATCCATGAAAGTAAGCAGTGGATTCGCCTAAAAAAAGTGGAGATGGGACATGTCCATATTGGGATTATTCAAGATGTAACACCGGATATTCAACAAAAATTGGCAATACAAAGGGAACGTGATATTGACGGACTGACCCATGTCCTCAATCATCGTGCATTCAAAACGTACATGCATAAAATATTAGATGCCAAGCCACTAAAGACTTCGGCATTGTTAATGTTTGATTTGGACAACTTAAAAAAAATCAATGATTCCTATGGACATAAGTGGGGAGACCACTATATTCGAGAAAGCGCCAATCGACTTCAAAAAATTGCAGATAGAGATCAAATGTTGCTTGGTCGACGTTCAGGTGATGAGTTTGTCGTTTTGCTCCATGGATTTAAAGATAAGAAAGAAATACGCGAAGTGATAAAGCGTTTTTATGAAGATATGAAAAAATCGCCTTTGGTTTTCCCGGATCAGACGATTCGACAAATATATTTTTCAGGAGGTCTTGTATGGATCCCGATATGGCCTAATGATTACGAGGCGTTGTTGCACCATGCCGACCAGGCGCTTTATATATCCAAGTATGAGAACAAAGGGACATTATCTGAATACGTAGAGAACTAG
- a CDS encoding AzlC family ABC transporter permease, translated as MRQHFNRIKTAFPHTIPVLTGFSFLGIAYGILMTSKGFGVGWTFLMSFIAFAGSAQYVAILFLTSAFNPIYALIMTLMVNARHLFYGLSFLDKFEHTGRLKPYLIFGLCDETFSILCTINPPQTVDRKWIYFYVTLLNHSYWVIGSVVGGLIGNMLPINTAGLDFVLTALFVVIFVTHWKKAVNRRPALIGIISSVICLLIFGSDHFILPSMLVILIALSINKTSTPPLKEDLCD; from the coding sequence ATGAGACAACACTTTAATCGAATAAAAACGGCTTTTCCCCATACTATACCTGTACTGACAGGCTTTAGTTTTTTAGGTATCGCTTATGGGATTTTAATGACATCCAAAGGCTTTGGTGTTGGCTGGACTTTTTTAATGAGCTTTATTGCCTTTGCCGGTTCGGCGCAATACGTCGCTATATTGTTTTTAACCAGTGCCTTTAATCCAATATATGCTCTCATCATGACATTAATGGTCAACGCACGCCATCTTTTTTACGGCTTGTCTTTTTTAGATAAATTTGAACATACCGGTCGATTAAAGCCTTATCTGATTTTTGGTCTTTGTGATGAAACTTTTTCAATCCTTTGTACCATCAATCCTCCCCAGACCGTCGATCGAAAATGGATATATTTTTATGTGACTTTACTTAATCATAGCTACTGGGTTATCGGTTCTGTTGTCGGCGGATTAATCGGTAATATGCTTCCCATTAACACCGCTGGGCTAGATTTTGTCTTAACCGCACTTTTTGTTGTTATTTTTGTGACCCATTGGAAAAAGGCAGTCAACCGAAGACCTGCCTTAATTGGAATAATAAGCTCTGTTATTTGCCTATTAATCTTTGGTTCTGATCATTTTATCCTGCCATCCATGCTTGTGATACTCATTGCACTATCTATCAACAAGACAAGCACTCCACCATTAAAGGAGGACCTATGCGATTAA
- a CDS encoding iron-only hydrogenase system regulator, producing MKRVAVISAILEKPEETQLLFNKTVASYKHLIRGRMGLPLSDESLSVICITVVGDLNEINSLTGKLGKIPDIQVKTSISKKEIL from the coding sequence ATGAAACGTGTCGCTGTCATTAGCGCTATCCTGGAAAAACCCGAAGAAACACAACTTTTATTTAATAAAACAGTTGCCAGTTATAAGCACCTCATCCGTGGTCGCATGGGCCTTCCCCTAAGCGACGAAAGTCTTTCTGTCATTTGTATTACAGTGGTTGGTGATCTTAATGAGATTAATAGCCTCACCGGGAAGCTTGGAAAAATACCCGATATTCAGGTTAAGACCTCCATATCCAAAAAAGAAATTCTATAG
- a CDS encoding glycosyl hydrolase 115 family protein: protein MKKSVFILTSNTRLVSDSDDAVILRSVKRMYRDMQFILSKTDGTTSTIRLIHEAAISQEGYCIEFPNEKTMHIKARDSLGFTYALLFLSEQFLQITPFWFWNDQQFHKKTSVDIPIMTYTNPRYNVAYRGWFINDEVLLDTWKVNGCNDYPWEMVFEALLRCGGNMTIPGTDKTSIKYRCLASDMGLWISQHHAEPLGGEMFSRVYPELNPSFDEHPELFRKLWREAIASQKNMKVIWNLGFRGQGDCPFWANDPKYANDKDRGELISRLIQEQYELVKAEQPDAICCVNLYGETMELYREGWIDLAQEIIKIWADNGYGKMVSRRQGLHNPRVNAEPKKGLGRQGIYYHVSFYDLQAANHITMATNAPTFYQEELKNVLANDGNSYWMINASNIKPHIYYLDFIARMWREGDIDVHQHRMAYANTYYGKAAAKTIADSLKAYGDAAVFFGEHTDEHIGEQYINHNTRILASQWWSGTDQAAREFLWASKAQTLEEQIAFYKQIAKKGVDNYTAFERRCEYYRLDLEESAKQLFEDSLMLHGRIYAKCFQGAYAFCIAYEKYSQKAYQEAFYFLGRAAEFYGQAYEAMTDCEHDKWIGFYANDCLTDIRQTAWILKELMGYVRNLGDGPHFYKWKREFMYSEQDRNIMLLLVHERHIDNGTLYQFMKARGGFTW, encoded by the coding sequence ATGAAAAAGTCAGTGTTTATATTAACAAGCAATACGCGTCTAGTAAGTGATAGTGATGATGCGGTTATTTTGCGAAGTGTTAAGCGTATGTATCGCGACATGCAATTTATTCTTTCAAAGACGGATGGTACAACATCGACCATTCGTCTTATTCATGAAGCTGCAATTTCGCAAGAAGGATATTGTATTGAGTTTCCTAATGAGAAGACGATGCATATTAAAGCAAGGGATTCACTAGGATTTACTTATGCCTTACTCTTTCTGAGTGAACAGTTTCTTCAGATTACCCCTTTTTGGTTTTGGAACGATCAACAATTTCATAAAAAGACATCCGTAGATATTCCAATAATGACCTATACGAACCCAAGGTACAATGTAGCTTATCGGGGTTGGTTTATTAATGATGAAGTTCTATTAGACACGTGGAAGGTGAATGGATGTAATGACTATCCTTGGGAGATGGTTTTTGAGGCACTCCTTCGCTGTGGTGGAAATATGACAATTCCAGGGACCGATAAGACATCGATAAAGTATAGATGTCTAGCATCTGACATGGGGCTTTGGATTTCCCAACATCACGCAGAACCTTTGGGAGGCGAGATGTTTTCACGGGTTTATCCAGAGCTTAATCCATCATTTGATGAACACCCGGAGCTATTTCGTAAACTTTGGAGAGAAGCAATTGCATCACAAAAAAATATGAAGGTGATTTGGAATTTAGGATTTCGAGGGCAAGGTGATTGTCCTTTTTGGGCAAATGACCCTAAATATGCCAATGATAAAGATCGAGGTGAATTGATAAGTCGCTTAATCCAAGAACAATATGAACTTGTCAAAGCCGAACAACCGGATGCAATCTGTTGTGTGAATTTATATGGTGAGACGATGGAGCTATATCGAGAGGGATGGATTGATCTTGCCCAAGAGATAATAAAAATATGGGCGGATAATGGATATGGCAAGATGGTTTCTAGGCGCCAAGGGCTACACAATCCACGTGTTAATGCTGAACCTAAAAAAGGTTTGGGGCGCCAAGGCATCTACTACCATGTATCCTTTTATGACCTTCAAGCGGCCAATCATATTACCATGGCAACCAATGCGCCAACCTTTTATCAAGAAGAATTAAAAAATGTCTTAGCCAATGATGGGAATAGCTATTGGATGATTAACGCATCGAATATTAAACCGCACATCTACTACTTAGACTTTATTGCTCGTATGTGGAGAGAGGGCGATATCGATGTGCATCAGCACCGAATGGCCTATGCAAACACATATTATGGAAAAGCAGCGGCAAAGACTATTGCAGATAGTCTTAAGGCGTACGGGGATGCGGCAGTTTTTTTTGGAGAGCATACCGATGAGCATATCGGAGAACAATACATCAATCACAATACTCGGATTTTGGCATCGCAGTGGTGGTCAGGTACCGACCAAGCGGCAAGGGAGTTTTTGTGGGCATCTAAGGCCCAAACTCTGGAAGAACAGATAGCTTTTTATAAACAAATTGCAAAAAAAGGTGTGGATAATTATACGGCATTTGAACGCCGCTGTGAATATTATCGACTGGATCTAGAAGAAAGTGCGAAGCAATTATTTGAAGATAGTCTTATGCTTCATGGACGCATCTATGCAAAATGTTTTCAAGGAGCTTATGCGTTTTGCATTGCTTATGAAAAATACAGTCAGAAAGCATATCAAGAAGCCTTTTATTTTCTTGGACGTGCCGCAGAGTTTTATGGTCAGGCGTATGAAGCGATGACCGATTGCGAACATGATAAGTGGATTGGATTTTATGCCAATGATTGCTTGACGGATATACGTCAAACCGCATGGATACTTAAAGAACTAATGGGATATGTTCGAAACCTAGGCGATGGCCCCCACTTTTACAAGTGGAAAAGAGAGTTTATGTACTCGGAGCAAGATCGTAACATTATGTTGTTACTTGTACATGAACGCCACATCGATAATGGGACATTATATCAATTTATGAAAGCAAGAGGAGGATTTACATGGTAA